ACAAtaacagaacttcatttttttaaatggcagaGAGGATCCAACTGGTCTTGTGCAAGGAAGGAGCCCTGCCAGTTCTCACCTTGCTGCTGGAGTCCCCTGACTCAGAAGTGCAGGTATGGCACAGTTCGGATTTTCTAACAAGGATAGCGTGACTGTAGGGAGagcacaaagcacagaactgagaaatgcaaaggcagagggagggaaggctctgcagagaagcagagtgACATGTGAGAGCATCTTGAAGGAACTCAGCTCAGTCAGACAACATCTATTCAAAGCACATGATTTGCTTAGCTCCACAGGGGGTTTATAATGTCAGTGCATATTAATACATGCATGCAGTTGTGATACAGCTACCCTTCTGTGTCTTTTGGATCATCAGATCAGCTGCCAATAGgcctgctcttctgctcttcgTGCCTTCTTTGATCTTCCCCTCTAAACAATTCTGCTAAGTGTTTCAGAAGGTATAACTTggcaaagaatttttttctcgTTGTTTGGGATGTCTGggaaatcttccttttttatgCTTAGCCCAGACATGTTGTATTTTCTACACAGTTAACAGAGTGGCTCCTTGATTTCAAGTATTCTAATGAAAAACTATGAGTCAGCTTTGTAAACCTGAAAGTCAACGTGTTCATTCAGTTTGTCTGAGAAGTACAAGATTGTTTCCTCCTTGGCTCTGTTTAGGAGTAAATGTCAGAAGCGATGGAGCCTCTGGAACTGCTTTCTGCAAACTCTATCAGCATCACCTACTTCTCTTGACATTCATCTTaaaatttctttctctgcagttcAACCTGTTCCTTCTAATTATACCTCCCAAGTGCCACATGTTTTAATATGTATAATCTTCCTTGGAACTAATGTTTAAATCTTTTGAAAATGATCTCTTGGCATGCGAGGGCAGTGACAACATCCGTCTCCAATCAACCAGGAGGAATATGCAATGCAATGTAGATGAGCTAAGGTAGTTTTCAGCTGAGGAGTAGCTGCAGCAGTACAGGACATTCCGAGGCACCATGGAGCTTGTGGGTTTGTGCAGAGTGCACTGCCACAGCATGGCTGCTGTTATAGTAACAGCAGATATTGCATCGCTTTTCCTGAGCCCACTCAGGCTATTATCAGGTCTACCTCAGAAAATACCTGAAGATGAAAAAGCACTGCATTGTCTGCAGCTCTCAGTCTGAGCATTTCTCCAGCTCAGTTTTACTCACTTCAGTGTTGTCATCACTGTGACCACCTCTctccctgtttttttcctttggctctCCACAGTATTATAGCTGTGCTGCCCTAAGCAACATAGCAGCCAGCGCTCAGCACCACGAGGCCATGCTGAGAATTGGTGACAGATTCCTGCTGCGCACACTCATCTCTCTTCTGTCCTCCTCTGTGGACAAGGTAAAGTTGTAACGCTCTCTTTACATGAAGGTTtagcatcagagcacagctatAAAGCCAGGCTTTCAGTTTCAGTCTGGCACACTTCTCCTTATCTACTGTGGCTCTATGACATCTTTCCCACAAGTAAAGACACACATTATAACATATGTAGGTTCTATGAGTGCAGCAtttggagaaagagaagggaaacatTAAAAGCCCTGGACACTTCCTTTAGGCTTGGTGAcctattttctttaaacttaAAACCGCATATGAAGTGCTCTGTCCAGGCTCTCACACCTATTATGCCacttctccctttttctttctccttccttgtgATATCCTTAGCTTTGACTATGTGGCTTCAAATAATAACATCTAGAAAATCGTGCTTTGCTTGGAGTCACTCTCTTAACAAACTTCAGCAAGGTTCAATTCAGGATTTAAAGGGTAAAGCCTTAAATTCTGTATTGTCTCTCctagttgaaaagaaaaagaagcacaagACAAATTCGGTCTGTACACTTTTCTATAATTGATTTGACATCCCAAAAATAACCCAAAAAACTGAACTCCGTCATCTCTTCCTCATCAACAACTTATTGAGGGGAGGTTAAAACAAacccatttaaaaaataatggttAAAAACAAAGGCCCAAAATCTGTGCTCTGAATATAGCTTGCCAGCGTTGTCACATTTATTTTGAGTACAATAGCCAAGAACACGCATTACTGAaaccactcttttttttctctgtttctttttccctttggcaTGAGAAGGTTTCAAGCCAGGCGTGTGTTTGCCTAAGAAATTTGGCTACCGGGGGTAAGTAACATGTTAGAGATAAATAAACtacaccttttcttttcttctcttctcttctcttttcttctcttctcttttcttctcttttcttctcttctcttttcttctcttctcttctcttctcttctcttctcttctcttctcttctcttttctctgcctttcatAATGAGCAAGATGGGTTGGGAACCTTTCCCATTAAAAAACAGAGACACCCTCATTTCTGCGTGTTAGTTggatgctgcaggaaggaggtTCGGTGTGCACTCAACCAAacctgccccaggcagcaagGGGTAGAAACCAAAGTACCCAAAGTGAGGGAGCCAGCACATACCTCGTATGCACGGGACCTTTTGCTCCCCTCCACATTTCCCAATCATTAATCCTGATTAGGACAGAACGTCTCCTGAAATTGCTGCTTGAATGGGGCCTGCCCTCTCCTAAGGCATGAATCTCTCATTAACCATAATTCACTCCCAAGCATTTGTCaccctcttaaaaaaaaaacctatccTGTTAAGTACCCCAATCCATTTCTACAACATACTCTGGagatgaaagcagaggagctaCATGTTCAGCACTAGAGTCCTAGGGCCCAGAGTAGAGTTGTTCATCTAGAAATTGTGGAGGCACCTTGTTACCAAGCAGTCACAGTGATGGTGGGGCACGGAGTAAAGGCCTTGCTCTTTGCTCCTTGTTGGCTTTGGTCTTCGAGATTGCAGggctgtattggttgttaatatacagatggtagcaaatgtatagaagaaataagcaaaggaaaactcaccagtggtggtgccttggctgaagaagctggggcagtcctcactggtgagtgatctccaagagatgctgcctcagtgggagtcagcccttaaatgaggtctcagaggaggtggagtcgagctccaccccttccgggagcacagctacatcactctcacctgtgctcccacagctgaccccatacttgcctcagctgattaatcagaggttcaggctgtgattaccaatctcccatacacaggGCCAATGTTGTAGGACTGTGACTGAGGCAGGTAGTGTTCAAGCTGGTTTGTCTATCCCTTCTACAGAGTTCTAGGCCAATTAATTGCTTACAAATGCTCCTCATCTTTTCTCACCGAGGTTTAGACATAAAATGAAGGGTGTTCAAAACTACATGCTACTCTCAAACCTCTATTAATTCTTGGTCAGATGAGCCATGCTGAATGAGGTTTAATTTTTATAACAAAATACCGAGCACTGTCCCATCCCACAAAGATTGGGTTGTCCCCTCTAACATCCTCACATTTCATCGTCATCTTCTCCAAACAGCAGATGCACAGGCCGAGCTGGTTGCTAAGGATGTCCTGCCCAGGTTGTGCTCTCTCCTGGTGTCCAGCAGTGAGGATGTGAATCGTGCAGCCGTCgctctgctctgggtgctgtCCCAGTACCCACACAACCAGGTATGGCAGCTCTGCCCCTGAGAGCCAGAGGGAAAGAACAGTCCTGGCTACTGCCTGCATTAACACTGTTACAGCATCCTATGAGGTGTGCCATCCCAACCCTTCCCCTTTCTGCCCCAAATGATGAGGCTTTGCCTACTCCAGCTGCATTGTCCCTGCCCAAGGAGCCTATCTGTTGTGGTGAGTGGGAAGCTGGAGATCCCATAGTTAATTGGATCACCTGTGAAGAGGCCCTGGGGAGGGAAAAGGTGTAGATGGATGTCAGATTGCTTGGCTGAGCGGACACCACCCTGCACTCCCTGTGATCCCCTCTCTCTGCTGACAGTCTGAAGACttaatctgttttatttgttttaattagacTCGAGATAATTGAGAAGTCCATCAATCTTTAGCTAATTCACCAGAACTTTCCAGTGTCTCTTTGTGTCCTTAGCTACAGAATTGTTTCTTTGCCCATGTTCAGGGCAAACACTACCATTCAGCAGCATAATGCCATGCAAACACATGAAGAACTGTCGCTAAAAATAAACTATGGTAAACAACCAACACAGGCATGCCAGCTGTACTTTCATCCTCTGCATGAAACACCAAATCACTAAGTACTGAcagatattattattatttttaaatatgcttttccGTTCTAGTAATTAAAGGCATCCTTAGGAACACGGATATGAAAGGCTTTTGATAGGTAGCTTAAGCTAACAATAACCTGATGGGAGAGCTGGAGTTTGGgcagataaaggaaaaagaaaagaaaagaaaaagaaaaaaagaaaaggcaggaacCTTTCCTGTCACACTAATGTaagcagcagaggcagcctCAGTGAACACAGCTGGGCCCAAGTGGGGCTGAGACTTGGAATTCCCCAGGGCACTGGAGACCTGGTGCCTCACATCCTGTTGCATGTACATGGCACAGTATGACATGAATTGTGCCTCCTCTAATGCAGGGACTTGATGGAAAAAATTGGGAAAGCTCAGTGCTCACAGAACCACAGTCAGAAGGCTGAGCTTTCCAGAGGTTTTGTGCAGGCCACATTAGCATCTCACATCCTCGTGGCACATCGAACTGCCTACTGCAACTGAATGCAATTTGATCTCAGCAAGCTCAGTGCTGAAATATTGCTGGGGGTGATTTGCACAGCAAAAATCTGGTTACATCTACAGGTTTATTTCAGTGAGCAAACAGGGCTGTCCCCAGGGAGTGAGTGAAGCCGCGTGCTCTGAGGAAAGGCTGACCTCTCCCTCCCCACCTCTATGGCCTGTATTTTCAAGGCCTTTCAAAGTTTCTTTCACTCACTCAGGCTGAATTCTAAGAGTCTGAAAGAGGGACTTCTCCATGGGAACAGCTGTTAGGAAACAAACCACCACACAAAGCTAACCTTTAGCACCAAGTCAAGTGATGCTCGAGTTACTGCAAATGCTGCCAAGGATACAATAGGGCAGGATTCATCTGCCCTTTCATTACCATGAATGAAACCCCCAGGAATGCTTCATACTAGCCCCCGTCCCTTCCTTTTGGTCACTGTCCTGGCTGCTGACAGTGGTTCCCGGAGAGCACTGAACTACTTCTCTCTTACAGGGGAATTTTATTCAGTTCTCCGAAGGGCAACCAAGCTCTAAAACTCTTAAGGAAAGAGTCAGTGTCTGTGGGAAATGGCCTTTTAAGTCACATTCCTTTGAGTGAGGATGTGTCAGCTCCAGGTGATGCTGCTGACTTACCATTCCAGGCACAAAGAGCTTTGCTTTCCCATCAAGCTACCTAATAGGATAATATTTATCTTGGCAAGCACAGTCTACCCAAGGATTTTGAGCACAGCATTGCAATTCCGAGCACAGTTCCTGCTGGAATGCTTTTCcttgctcttttattttgaatcCGAGGAGAAGTTAGGTCAATACTCACTTGAACCACCCAAAACACTTGTACTCAGAGTTCTCTCCTGAGCCTCTCATGCTGTGCAGGACTGAGCCAACAAAGTCTGGATCCCAGCCACATGCCTGCCAAGGAGGCTCAGCAGAATTCAGAGCACTGTCACTTGCTGGCGTAGGTCTAAATAGATGGAAGAGGCTTGGCAGGAAAGTCATTACATATTGGAAAGTTCATTTAAAGTCTATAGACAATTCGCTCCTCTCTTGCTGTAGCAAATTAAATAAGGGTACTACAGTCAATAGGATTACGTAGAAAAGAGGACACATAGTCcaaaaagcacacaaagcagTCATTAGCAGTAACTGAATTGGATAATATAAAATTATGTGATTTCTGCTTTTGAGGACAagtaaaaacagataaaatttaCAGCCATGCCTACATGTAATATTCTTTAATGCTCTGAGTTTTGCCCATAGTACtatttttgggggggaaaaggTAAAGTTTCTCTAAAATATCCATCAGTGAATAGAGAAACGTGTTGTCTCAGAAGATGCTGTTCAGAGCACTTTACTGAAATGATGCCTGATCACAAGTTGGCCTAAAATGTTCAGTCCATTATTGTTGGGtaagctgctgggctgcttaAGGACACGGTGCTGATGCTGTTGCACCTCCACAGACTCCCTTTGCTAGTCACAGGCCATTTTTTGAGAGAAAAGGCACTGGTCACAACCACTTTGCTGTTAGTTTAAATGAATCAAGTAATGCTTTACTTGCAGAGCTAAGTTCAGTCTACCTGCTGTTTGCTTCAAAGTTTCATCACTGTTCTTGTCATTGTCTATGGGGGATGTAATGGAAACGCTGGTTGCTTTTCTCAGGATGCTCTGGTGTGCGCTGAGCTACTGCAGAGCCTGGGGATGCTCCTGTCAGTGCACACAACAGACCCTGTGattgctggccatgctgcttgCATCATCAAAAACCTGAACCTTTCCAAGAACACACAGGTGagtaccatttttttttaaactgaattacACCCAAGGAGGTTGCTGTTACACTTATAAAGAATCAGCATTACCCACTGACACATTTTACTGTTATTACTTATAAAATATACACTAAGTATACTCTGCACAAAAATGTGCTTATGAATAAAAGGGCCTAACAAAAGTTATGACAGTGCAATGGAAACATgctaaggaaaacaagaagtgtCTGATTTTCCTATGAACAATATGCTTACCTAATTTGAGTGACcaagtcataggtacaaaacatattttgagCAAAAATCATTCAAACCAATTAAAGGAACCATCCAGGAGAATCCCTGGTTGGTTAGAAACTGAATCCCGATTTCCCAACTGTCACTCTTTGTATAGCTTTAGTTACCTTTTTACAGGGTTCAGGACTAATCTAATTTCATTCACTCCCAATTTGTTAAATATGACCCCAACTGCTGTTGTATATTTTCCCTGTTTGGCCAGGTACTTCTTGTGCCAGGTTACTATCAAGGCCTCTATCACTTTGTTTCTACTGAAAGCCATACCTACAGATGCACTCCTCTGCTCATTTTCCAACTACAACTAGTTGCAGAGACTGCTTTGCTTAGATCTCCACTGCCtaaacaaaatcttttctgtcTGTGACTTACCTGATTTCAGGCTTAGGGACAGttttatccttcttttttttgcacCGTTAATTCTTATTCTTGCAGCTCTTGTGCTCTGTTGAGTTTTGTCTAGACTGGGTTAGGCTGAAGGACCAAACCATAGTATAAAATAAAGTTGTCCCTACAGCAAAGACTATTCTTGCACTCCTTCACCCGCTCTCCCATGATGTAACAGAGCACTCAGTGCAACTGGAAGAGATTTAAGCCAGTCAAGGTGAAAACTTTGCTATAGAACCATGAACTTAACTAATAATGAGGAATGGAATGAACCTTTCAGCATGTCTTAAGCAGGGACTGGAAACGTCAGTTTCCAACAGAGCTTTTCACTTACATTAGCAAAGATAGGAATTAAAATAGTCCTTACAGTTGTGAAATCAATTTTTGCAAGGAAATGAATTTATCCAAACTCAAGGCCCACAAGAGTAAAAATGGACCACGCTTtcaaaatctgctttaaaaagctACCACACTTGTCAGTTAGATTGTGTGACTTTATTTTGTCCTTGGCAGGGAGCTGCTTCATCTTcataaaagcttttctgtgtgtCATGTAACGTATTTAGCACTCACTTCAGAAGCGAACTCACAGAAATGAATAGGAGTGCCAGGCTTCCAAGGTCAGTTCTAAGACACATAAGAGTCCCTgtcagaagagggaaaaaagcagtGGTTTTGTGCCAGCAAGACACAGACTGGagcagctttaaaagcagcagtcTTGAATCCAGCTTCAGCTGCTAAGCAGCAAGTTAAAAAATTGCAATATAAAATTAGGATACAAAAGAAGGTATTAGTTTTGTTGATGGCCACCTGAGCTCCCTCATGGAGTCGTGAGCAGCTTCCATCATTAGGATCTTCCTGTGAGCTGGAGATGCAACTTCCCTAATTAAGTCTGGTGACTTGCTCAGAATTCATCCCTTGCTCTCAAGGGCTTTTTACCCTTTAGCAGGCTAAACCTCCTCTCTGTTTTCAACTTGGTATCTAAAACATACTCCAGTGCGGAGATATGCATGACGTTTGGGCATAGCAgatgcaaactgaaaaataagggagaaacagaaatgtttaataCGTAACaactcttcagaaacaaaactcaCCTTTGCTTGTCATGTTCCCTCACATTGCCACAGATCAGAGCATTTCAACACCAGAAAGCTTTCAAAGCCtcagatgcaaagaaaatgctcaGCTTCCACATTTCTCCCTGCTTAGCTCTGGAGACATTGGCACTATCAGTATTCCTCAGTATTGCAAAGAGATACTCAGTACTTCTGACGCCCTTGGACACCATCAAAACATGATGGAAGTGCTGAATGTTAATCTTTTTCTCATTGCAGAGAGTCATTGAAAGCCCATGCATTGAAGGTCTCCTCTATACCATGCTTTCTATTGACATTCAAGAAGACTCTCTTCATTATGTGACATCTTGCCTTGCTGAGCTGGCAAAGCAAGGTAGGGAAACAACCTCACCGTAAATGGCTTCCTCTGAGAAGAGCACACATCCTTTATTAATTCTAATGGGAACTGAAGCCTAGATCTTTCTTTTAAGTTTGCTGGGAGTTTTGCCATAATATTCAAGGAGAGCAAGATCCAACTTACCAGTAGGTGACATTGGCtccattatttgctttttttttcccgttGAACtgcttaattattattttgttaaacCTCTTAGTGCCAGACTTCATTGCCATACACGACATTTGTAATGTCACCCAGTTTCTCAGCTGATTTCATGATACCAGAAGCTAATCTAAGAGGAGAAAGAGACTAAAATACCAAGTGTGTTTATCTCCTTGAATGTATCGCACGTAGATTTTATAAGAGATCCCAAGTTACTGTGCCTCATCAAACAGCTGTCCTCATGACACAGAGGATAAGCATAAACCTTCCCATCTCACTCTGGGACTGGATATTATCTGTCAAACATCTCCTCTTAACTGCCATGCAACTGGTGACACGTCTCATTTAGTTCCACAAGAGGTGCTCGGCAGCTGCTGGACAGAGACAAGTAGGCCAGAGTAAATCTGGAGTATAAAATGATGCATTCTTTCAGAGCACAAACCCAACGATATAAAAATCCAACAGGCTTTCCGTGAATCAAATCCATATACCCTACTGAGAGCACAACTTCAAGACATGGCCATGTTTTACAATTTAGAAATACTTATTGCAGAAGTTCAGCACTTACTTTGTTCCTCCAATTCTGTAAAAGGTTTCCTACTTAGACATATGGGTTCTGGCAGATTAGTCACACTCTTTTCTAGGGCACTGGAGTTTCTATTTACAGACTACTCTCCTACCTTTTTGCCTTCTAGAAGGAGCCACGTTACACATGGTCAAATGGATGAATGAACCCTTGACAAAGCGCTTGGTGAGGCTGGCTGGTAAACGGGAACGCACCGAGACATCCTTTCAAGCTGCCTCCATCATCCAGCACATGATAAAACACGGTAACTGTCACACAGCATCAGCTGTGCTTTCAAAGACACTTCTGGTTGTCTGAAGTGAAATGAGTCTTTTTCCAAAGGAGTTAACTGGAAAGTGCTGAACAACCTTTAACGTTCCTCCATATGGCTACAACAAGTTCATTAGCACAAAAAAGCCTCCAGTCACCCTTGAAATACAGGCTTAGCAGTGAAAATAGACCTTTGCAAAAGGTAGCCTGTATGTTTTAAATTCCAGTGAGAGATAATGAAGATAGCATAAGTTTAATGAGCAGAAGACAAATACCTTTATGACCAAGACACTTGTCCTGTGCAGCTGAGCACAACTCAGATCTGCAAGAAAAAGATGTTCAGAGCAAAGCAGCGATGGAgtccagcagcagcatgctTCACTGGTCAGCGTGAGAAGCTGATCAGTGTATGTGTCTGTACATGCAGCAAAAAAGGACAGGCTCCCTGATAGGTGGAAGCCATTTACCACTCTCTGCAGTGACACAGGTTGTAGCTGAAAGCAAATCAGTCATTAACAATCTGAAGCATTGTTACAATAAACAGTTACGGAAGTGTTTTAAAAAGCTCCTGCTGATCTCCAGTTATTCTTCTGTTTATGCAGAAAAGATGATGCTTTTGTTGAAGTATCACGTCACTGAGATCCAGGCCTACCTCAGGAATTTTCTTACCCACCAAGAGGTTCGCTTCCAGCAGCTGGCCATTTCCACATTCTGCAGACTGCAGACAGGTACGTCTTCACCACCAGGCCCAACCTCTGGGGCACTGCCCGCTCCTATCAGCAGCAAAGGCAAATCTTTGTCACAGGCTGTCACCTACGCTCCTGAACTGACAGCTCTGCTTGCCTAAGCAAGCAGAAGAAGCCCAAGGGCAGCTGCCACCTTAACCgttttatctgttttaaaacaagaaagaatatCTTACAATAAACGCagatttactttatttattttgaactttTAGATCAGCAGGAAACACGACTTGGGGTATAGATGTCTGTTGTCTGATATGAGGATAAGCTGAGCACTAAGCTCAGCCTAAAAGCTTTTCAACTTTAATgtcttaatttattttgattacGCAAATGCAAGAAGATCACATGGATGGCAaaagctggaaagctgcatcTTTTCCATATGAAAATTCTGTTCCTTAGTATATTTCTCTctttagttctgttttttttaagtacttaaAGTTGAGTACAGATGAAAAATGcaatataataataaatgataataaatataTAGTGTATATCTCCACAAATACAGAACGAGAGCCAAGAGCCTGATACGTCTCTATGTGTATCTGTTGGACAGAATCAGTACATAAGGGTGAATTTGCCAGCTGAGTGAAACAGCTTTTGCCATCTAGATCTGAAATTAGCATCAAGCATTCTGGAATGGTTGCGGGAATGAAAATTGAATTAGTATCCATCTGCTTTGTGTGGCAGAAAGATATTGTTCCACTTTCTGTATACTTATTTTATACTGTAGTAAGAAACAACTACATTATTTAACCTAAAATTGAAGCATTCTAAGCACATGAATTAAAATGCAGGGGGAAACATCTGAACAGGGCAATTGCTGCAGCTCGCTTAacacttgtttttcctcttcagatcCAGAATTCTCATTAGCATTCAAGAAAAGCCAAATGGCCAAACTCCTCGAGCAAGTCCGTCAACAGACAGAAGAAACTCAAGAGCTCCTTAGGGCAGCTATTTGCCACACAGAGAGTTAATATTTAAACTGGATAGCTTACAAAACTTACTAGATCCAGGAGCCTGAACTTTTAGAGATGACTGTCTTCATTGGTTCCTTCAG
This region of Excalfactoria chinensis isolate bCotChi1 chromosome 3, bCotChi1.hap2, whole genome shotgun sequence genomic DNA includes:
- the LOC140250754 gene encoding uncharacterized protein is translated as MGQLCGRCMQLLHDFMTFVQKMSSELVHSIKECLALISECSCLKQNGSKTRQLYKPILQPHERVTAQEFLQRIERGFEMSPLGKDPLEALRILAFSENPGLQQSAALYYLHMSQHMNVPLPAEHLEPFYALLRSADLEVQQMSSLSLVNFLLEGNIDKETVVQMGLLEPILDLLESEDPTVQCNSCACTMTLAVSESNREAIGAAGGVTPLLSLANSYDPRVQQNAVGAILNLTQSERIQLVLCKEGALPVLTLLLESPDSEVQYYSCAALSNIAASAQHHEAMLRIGDRFLLRTLISLLSSSVDKVSSQACVCLRNLATGADAQAELVAKDVLPRLCSLLVSSSEDVNRAAVALLWVLSQYPHNQDALVCAELLQSLGMLLSVHTTDPVIAGHAACIIKNLNLSKNTQRVIESPCIEGLLYTMLSIDIQEDSLHYVTSCLAELAKQEGATLHMVKWMNEPLTKRLVRLAGKRERTETSFQAASIIQHMIKHEKMMLLLKYHVTEIQAYLRNFLTHQEVRFQQLAISTFCRLQTDPEFSLAFKKSQMAKLLEQVRQQTEETQELLRAAICHTES